GCAACAAGGGTGTCGTGTCCTGCATCCTGCCTGAAGAGGACATGCCGTTCTTTGCCAACGGTACGCCCATGGACATCGTGCTCAACCCGCTGGGCGTTCCCTCCCGAATGAACATCGGGCAGATCATGGAAGTCCATCTGGGCTGGGCCTGCCGCAACCTTGGCGAGCGCCTCAATCAGATGGTTGAGGAGCAGAAGCCGTTCGAGCAATTGCGTGCCGGTGTCAAGAACGTGTTTACCTCCCCCGAAATCGACCAGCTCGTGGACAGTCTGTCCGACGAGGAACTGGCCGATGCCGTACGCAAGGTGAAGCGGGGCATCGTGGCCAAGACTCCGGTCTTTGACGGTGCCGAGGAAGAGGAAATCTGGGATTGGCTGGACAAGGCCGAGGTTCCGAACGACGGCAAGGTCATCCTGTACGACGGCCGTACCGGCGAACCTTTCCACAACCGGGTCACGGTGGGCATCATGTACTACCTGAAGCTGCACCACCTGGTTGACGAAAAGATCCACGCCCGTTCCACCGGCCCCTACTCCCTGGTCACGCAGCAGCCTCTGGGCGGTAAGGCCCAGTTCGGCGGCCAGCGTCTGGGCGAGATGGAAGTCTGGGCCCTTGAGGCCTACGGCGCAGCCTATCTCCTGCAGGAGTTCCTGACCGTCAAGTCCGACGATGTTCAGGGCCGCGTCAAGATGTACGAGAAGATCGTCAAGGGCGACAACTTCCTGGAAGCCGGTCTTCCCGAGTCGTTCAACGTTCTCGTCAAGGAACTCATGTCCCTTGGCCTCGACGTGACCTTGCATCAGGACGAGAAGAAACGTCCTGTGGGCAAGCCGACGTTCGTTCAGGCCTAGGTTCGATCAAAATGTTGAAAAGCCCGGCCGGTCCGTAGGCCGGTCGGGCATCAGATAACTTTTTACTTACGAGGATATCATCCATGACGTTGGACGATCTGTTCACCCTGCGTGGAGCCCCGAATGCCGCCGTTCAGGGGCGCGGCCTCAAGGCCATCCAGATATCCATCGCTTCGCCCGAGAAGATCCGCGAGTGGTCTTACGGCGAGGTGAAGAAACCGGAAACCATCAACTACCGCACGTTCAAGCCTGAACGTGACGGCCTTTTCTGCGCCAAGATCTTCGGCCCGGTCAAGGACTACGAGTGCAATTGCGGCAAGTACAAGCGCATGAAGCATCGCGGCATCGTCTGCGAAAAGTGCGGTGTCGAGGTCATTGCCTCCAAGGTTCGCCGCGAGCGCATGGGACACATCGAGCTGGCCGCGCCGGTTGCGCATATCTGGTTTCTGAAGACGCTGCCGTCCAAGATCGGCACCTTGCTTGATATCACCATGGCCGACCTGGAAAAGGTCCTGTACTTCGATTCCTACATCGTGCTTGATCCGGGCGATACTCCGCTCAAGCGCTTGCAGATCGTTTCCGAGGACCAGTACCTTCAGGTCATCGACCATTTCGGCGAAAGCGCCGTGGAAGTGGGCATGGGCGCGGAGACCATCCGCAAGCTGCTGGAAGCGCTTGATCTGGACACCCTTCGCGTGGAACTGCGCGAGGAATCCCAGAGCACCCGTTCCCAGACCAAGAAGAAAAAGCTTACCAAGCGACTCAAGATCGTCGAGGCTTTTCTGGAGTCCGGCAACAAGCCCGAGTGGATGATCATGGAAGTTGTTCCGGTCATTCCGCCCGAACTGCGTCCGCTCGTCCCTCTGGACGGCGGCCGTTTTGCCACTTCCGACCTCAACGACCTGTACCGCCGCGTCATCAATCGCAACAACCGCCTGAAGCGGCTGCTGGAACTCGGCGCTCCCGAGATCATCATCCGCAACGAAAAGCGCATGTTGCAGGAATCGGTTGACGCCCTGTTCGACAACGGCCGCCGTGGCCGGGCCATTACCGGCACCAACGGTCGTCCGCTCAAGTCCTTGTCCGACATGATCAAGGGCAAGCAGGGCCGCTTCCGTCAGAACCTGCTGGGCAAGCGCGTGGACTACTCCGGCCGTTCGGTCATCACAGTTGGTCCCAAGCTCAAGCTGCACCAGTGCGGTCTGCCCAAGAAGATGGCTCTGGAGCTGTTCAAGCCGTTCATCTATTCCGAACTGGAAAAGCGCGGTCTGGCCACCACCATCAAGTCCGCCAAGAAAATGGTGGAACGTGAGGAACTGGTGGTGTGGGACATTCTGGAAAACGTTGTCCAGGAATATCCCATCATGCTCAACCGCGCTCCCACGCTGCACCGTCTCGGCATTCAGGCCTTCGAGCCGTTGCTGATCGAGGGCAAGGCTCTTCAGCTGCATCCTCTGGTCTGCTCCGCATACAACGCGGACTTTGACGGTGACCAGATGGCCGTGCACGTGCCCCTTTCCGTGGAGGCGCAGATCGAGTGCCGCGTGCTCATGATGAGCTCCAACAACATTCTGAGCCCGTCCAACGGCTCGCCCATCATCAACCCGTCGCAGGACATGGTGCTTGGTCTGTACTACCTGACCACGCCGCGTTCCTTCGAGGCGGGCGAGGGCATGATCTTCTCCGATCCGGACGAGGTCGTGGCCGCCATTGATGCCGGTGTTGCCGGTCTTCATGCGCGCTGCAAGGTCCGCATGAATGGTGATATGGTGGAGACCACCTGCGGTCGCGTCATCGTGAGCCAGCTTCTGCCCGAGGGCGTGCCCTTTGAACTGGTCAACTGCGTTCTGAACAAGAAGAACATCTCCAAGCTGGTCAGCGGCACATACCGTTCGGCCGGTACCAAGGCCACCGTCATTCTGTGCGACAGGATCAAGAACCTTGGTTACGAATATGCCACCCGTGCGGGCGTGACCATTGCGGTCAAGGACCTGAAGCTTCCCGACAGCAAGCCCAAGATGCTCGAAACCGCGTATGCGGAAGTCGAGAACATCGAGCAGCAGTTCGAGGACGGCATCATTACCCGCACCGAGAAATACAACAAGGTCGTTGACGTCTGGACCAAGACCACCAACGATATCTCCAATCAGATGATGCAGGAGATTTCCGTTGACGTGCTGACCGATCCCAGGACCGGTAAGACCGAGGTCAACTCCAGCTTCAACTCCATCTACATGATGGCCACCTCGGGCGCTCGAGGCAACCAGGATCAGATGCGTCAGCTCGCGGGCATGCGCGGCCTCATGGCCAAGCCTTCCGGCGAGATCATCGAGACGCCGATCACCGCGAGCTTCCGTGAAGGTCTGTCCGTGCTCCAGTACTTCATCTCCACGCACGGCGCTCGTAAGGGTCTCGCCGATACCGCGTTGAAGACCGCAAACTCCGGTTATCTGACTCGTCGTCTCGTGGACGTAGTCCAGGACGTGACCGTGGGCGATATCGATTGCGGCACTGTGGACGGTCTGGAGATCGGCCATTACATCAAGGGCGGCGAAATCAAGCAGCGTCTTGCCGAGCGTGTTCTCGGCCGCGTGACCATGTTTGACGTCCACGATGAGGACACTGGCGAACTGCTGGTTCCGGCCAATACCCTGATCGACGAGGCCGGCGCGGCCAAGATCGACAAGGCTGGCATCAACACGCTTACCATCCGTTCCGCATTGACCTGCAAAAGCCCGCACGGCATTTGCGCGACCTGTTACGGTCGCGACCTTGCCCGCGGTCATCTGGTCAACGTGGGCGAAACCGTCGGCATCATCGCTGCCCAGTCCATTGGCGAGCCCGGCACCCAGCTGACCATGCGTACCTTCCACATCGGCGGTACTGCATCCAAGGAAATCGAGCAGTCGTCCATCGAAGCCCAGCACAATGGTTGCACTGTGTTCTCGCGCATGCGTACCGTCGTGAACAAGGAAGGCAACACCATGGTGCTCGGCAAGAGCTGCCAGGTGGGAATCGTGGACGAACAGGGGCGCGAGCGTGAAAAGTACGTTCTGCCTTCCGGTGCCCGACTGCTGGTTGACGAAAACGTGGACATCAAGAAGGGAACCGTTCTTGCCGAATGGGAACCGTTCATCGAGCCCTTCATCGTTGACGTCAGTGGTACTGTCGTCTTCCATGACATCATTGAAGGCCAGACCGTGCAGGAGGATCGTTCTTCGAAGGCGTCCTACACGATCATGGAATACCGCACCACCAACTACAAGCCCGCCATCTCCATCGTGGACGAGAACGGCAACCCGGTCATGCGTCCGGGTACCAGCATCCCGGCCACCTTCCCCATGCCGGTGGGCGCGATTCTCATGGTCAAGGAAGGCACCGTGGTTACCGCAGGCGACGTTCTCGCCCGTAAGCCGCGTGAATCCTCCAAGACCAAGGATATCGTCGGTGGTCTGCCGCGAGTCGCCGAGCTCTTCGAAGTGCGCAAGCCCAAGGATCTCGGCGTTGTTTCCGAGATTGACGGCATCGTTTCCTACGGTCCGGACACCAAGGGCAAGCGGAAGGTCATCGTGACTCCGGAAGTGGGCGAAACCAGGGAATACCTCATTCCCAAGGGCCGCCACATCACGGTGCAGGAAGCCGACTTCGTGGAAGCGGGCGACCTGCTCACCGAAGGCAACCCCGAGTTGCAGCAGATGCTCAAGATCAAGGGCGAGAAGTTCCTTGCCCGCTATCTGGTCGAAGAAATTCAGGACGTGTACCGGTTCCAGGGCGTCAACATCAATGACAAGCACATCGAAGTCATTGTTCGTCAGATGCTCAAGAAGATCACCATCGTGGACCCGGGCGAAACCACGTTTCTCATCGGCGAGCAGGTGGACAAGCTGCGGTTCATGGATGAAAACCGCAAGGCCATTGCCGAGGGCTTGACCCCGGCTGTTGCCGAACCGCTGGTTCTGGGCATCACTCAGGCATCCCTGTCCACGGACTCCTTCATCTCCGCGGCGAGCTTTCAGGAAACCACCAAGGTTCTGACTGAAGCCTCCATGCGCGGCAAGATCGACGGGCTGCACGGCCTCAAGGAGAACGTCATCGTGGGGCGTCTGGTACCTGCCGGTACCGGTTTCCGCAAGTACGAGGAATCCGATATCGTGGTGCCTGAGCAAGAGGAGCGCGCCGACAAGTTTCTTGAGGAACTTGAGGACAGCCCTCTGCTGGTGCAGGAATAATATAATGTAATGAACCCCGGTTGTGCCGGAGTTTAACATATTGAAAAAATTGGAGAGGGAGCTCCCTCTCCAATTTTTTGCCGGAAAGGTCAGGGCAGGGGAGCCGGGGCTGTCAGGGAAAAATCTTGACAAGCATCGGCGTTTCAGACTACACCCTGCCCTCTTTGCCCTATTTAGATTGTTCTATTGGGGCTGAACCAAACAATTGGAGGATTCATGCCTACCATCAACCAGCTGATCCGGAAACGGAGGAAGGCTGTCCTGAAGCGGAAGAAGACTCCGGCTTTGCATGAGTGCCCGCAGCGTCGCGGCGTGTGCACCAGAGTGTACACCACCACTCCGAAAAAGCCGAACTCCGCGCTCCGCAAGGTCGCTCGTGTTCGTCTGACCAATGGGATTGAGGTAACTTCCTACATTCCCGGTGAAGGTCACAACCTGCAGGAACACTCCGTCGTTCTGATTCGCGGCGGCCGTGTCAAGGACTTGCCCGGTGTGCGTTATCACATCATCCGTGGCACCCTGGATACCGCCGGTGTCGACGATCGTCGTCAGGCTCGTTCCAAGTACGGCGCCAAGCGTCCCAAATAGGTTGACCGTTTCTTAATGCCTGGGTGTGATGACAAAGTAGGGCGCGGAGGCTGCCTGAAATAATGTCCCCCCGGCCAGAACAAGGAGAAGAAAATGCCTCGTAAAGGTCCTGTTGCCAAGCGGCAGATTCTGCCGGATCCGGTGTACGGCAGCAAGCTCATCACCAGATTCATCAACAGGCTGATGCTCGACGGTAAGAAGAGCACTGCCGAAAGAATTTTTTATCAGGCTCTCGAGACCTTGGCCGAAAAGACCAAGGAAGAGCCCTTGAAGGCTTTCGAGAAATGCCTGGACAATGTGAAGCCCGCCCTGGAAGTCAAGTCCAGGCGCGTTGGCGGCGCCACCTACCAGGTGCCCATGGAAGTCCGCCCCGACCGTCAGCTCGCTCTGGCGATTCGCTGGGTCATTGCTTATGCTCGCGGCCGCGGCGAGAAGGGCATGGTTGCCCGTCTCACCGGTGAGCTGCTTGACGCCTACAACAATCGTGGCGGCGCCGTGAAGAAACGGGAAGATACCCACAAGATGGCTGAGGCCAACAAGGCCTTCGCTCACTACCGTTGGTAGTACCGGAGTAGAGCTGTGCCAAGAATGGTTCCTAGAGAGAGACAGCGCAATATTGGTATCATGGCCCACATTGATGCGGGCAAGACTACCACTACCGAGCGTATCCTCTTTTACACGGGCGTGTCCCACAAGATTGGTGAAGTTCATGACGGCGAAGCCACCATGGACTGGATGGTTCAGGAGCAGGAACGCGGTATCACCATTACCTCTGCGGCAACCACGTGCTTCTGGCGCGATTTTCGTGTCAACATCATCGATACGCCCGGCCACGTCGACTTCACCATGGAAGTCGAGCGTGCCCTGCGCGTGCTCGACGGTGCCGTAGCCGTTTTCGACTCTGTCGCCGGCGTTGAGCCCCAGTCCGAGACCGTGTGGCGGCAGGCCGACAGGTATAGCGTGCCTCGCATTGCGTTCGTCAACAAGATGGACCGCGTGGGCGCCAACTTCTTCCGTTGCGTGGACATGATGAGGACCCGGCTGGGCGCCAAGCCCGTGCCCCTTCAGCTGCCCATCGGCGCGGAAGACGAATTCCAGGGTATGGTCGACCTCATCGAGGGCAAGGCCTATTATTTCGATTCGCAGGACGCTGGCACCAACCTTCGGGTTGAAGAAGTGCCGGCCGACCTCATGGACAAGTATGAGGAAATGCGCGCCGAAATGATCGAAGCCGTTGCCGAGGAAGACGAAACGCTTTTGGAAAAGTACCTGGGCGGCGAAGAGCTGACCGCTGACGAGCTTCGGGCCGGTGTCCGCAAGGCCACCAACAACCTGACCCTCTGCCCGGTCATGTGCGGCACTGCGTTCCGCAACAAGGGCATTCAGCCTCTGCTCGACGCTGTCGTGGACTACCTGCCTTCCCCCCTCGACATCGAGGTGATGAAGGGCATGAATCCCGACAACGGCGAAGAGGTTCCCTGCCCCTGCGACGACGACATGCCCCTGGCTGCTCTCGCGTTCAAGCTTGCCACCGATCCCTTTGTGGGTCACCTGACCTTCCTTCGCATCTACTCCGGCAAGATCGAAAGTGGTGCCACCGTGATGAACGGTGCCACCGGGAAAAAGGAACGCATCGGCCGTCTGTTGAAAATGCACGCCAACAAGCGTGAAGAAATAAAAGAGGCTTTTGCCGGCGACATCGTTGCCGCCGTCGGCCTCAAGAACGTGTCCACCGGTGATACCATGGCCGAACTCAAGAACCCGGTGGTTCTCGAGTCCCTGGATATTCCGGAGCCGGTCATTGAAGTGGCCATCGAGCCCAAGACCAAGGCTGACCGCGACACGCTGACCAACGCGCTGACCAAGCTGGCCAAGGAGGATCCCTCCTTCCGTGTCAAGTCCGACGACGAGACCGGCCAGACCCTGATCGCGGGTATGGGAGAGTTGCATCTCGAAATCATCGTTGACCGCCTTCTGCGCGAGTTCAACGTGAACGCCAACGTGGGCGCTCCCCGCGTTGCGTACCGGGAAACCATCACCCAGGCGACCAAGGTTGACGTCAAGCACGCCAAGCAGTCCGGTGGCCGTGGCCAGTACGGCCACGTGGTTCTGGAAGTCGAACCCAACCCGGAAAAGGGTTACGAGTTCGACGACGAGATCAAGGGCGGAGTTATTCCCAAGGAATACATTCCCTCCGTTGACAAGGGCATCCAGGACGCCATGAAGAACGGCGTCATGGCCGGATACCCGATCGTGGACCTCAAAGTGAAGCTGGTCTTCGGCTCCTATCACGAAGTCGACTCCAGCGAGCAGGCCTTCTACATCGCCGGTTCCATGGCGGTCAAGGAAGCCTGCCGTCAGGCAAAAGCGGTTCTGCTCGAGCCGATCATGTCTGTTGAAGTTGTTACCCCCGAGGATTATCTCGGCGACGTCATGGGCGACCTGAACGGCCGTCGTGGCCGGGTTGGCGAAATGGAAGCCCGCGTGGGCGTCCAGGCCATCCGCGCCTTTGTGCCGCTGTCCGAGATGTTCGGTTATGCCACGGATCTTCGTTCCAAGACCCAGGGCAGGGCAACCTTCACCATGCAGTTCGACCATTACGAACAGGTTCCCGCCAGCTTGGCTGAAGAGATTGTGAAAAAGAAGTAGGGCTTCGCCGATTCTCATTTGGGGAATCTCACTTGACAGAAGTGGTCCCGAGGGAGTAAACCCTCGGACCGCTTCATTTCGGCGTATTATTATTAACTTGCGGAATCCACCCGAAGGGAAATTCTGCTGAGGAGAGCATAATGACTGCTACTTCGATGGCGAGTGATCGCATCAGAATTAAACTGAAGGCTTATGACTACCGCATTCTCGACAAAGCGGTGACTGAGATCGTCGATACTGCCCGGAATACCGGTGCGGCGATTGCCGGTCCCATCCCGCTTCCGACTGAAATGCACCGTACCACGGTACAGAAGTCGGTTCACGTGGACAAGAAGTCCCGTGAACAGTTCGAAATGCGCATCCATAAACGTTTGCTGGACATTCTCGAGCCGACCCAGCAGACCGTCGACTCCTTGGGCAAGCTGTCGCTTCCCGCCGGCGTTGACGTTGAAATCAAGCTTTAAGCGAGAGGTGTCATCATGGCTAAAACGCTTGGACTTCTCGGAAAGAAGCTGGGTATGACCCGGATATTCCAGGACGACGGCACTGTGTGCCCCGTGACTGTTATTGAAGCCGGTCCGTGCCCTGTTACTCAGATCAAGACTGTTGAAAAGGAAGGCTACAACGCCCTCCAGGTCGGCTACGACGAAATTGCTGAACGCAAAGTCAACAAGCCCATGAAGGGCCACTTTGCCAAGATCGGCAAGGGCTGCTTCCGCCACCTCAAGGAATTTCCCCTTGATGCAGTGGAAGAGTTCGAGTTGGGCCAGGAGCTCACCGTCGACATGTTCGCCACCGGCGACTCCATCAAGGTGACTGGCACGAGCAAGGGTAAAGGTTTCCAGGGCGTCATGAAGCGCTGGAACTTTTCCGGTCAGCGTGCCTCCCACGGTGCTGAAAAGGTTCACCGTGTTCCCGGTTCCGTCGGTAATGCCACCTTCCCGGGCCGCGTCTGGAAGGGCAAGAAGATGCCCGGCCAGATGGGCAATGAGCGTGTGACCTACAACAACGTGGAAATCGTTGACGTTCGTCCCGAGGACAACGTCATCATCGTTAAGGGTCAGGTGCCCGGCCCCAAGAACGGCCTGGTGATGATTCGCAAGAACAGCTAGGCCGACGAGAGGTTAAGATCATGGCAAAGATACAAGTTGTTGACCAGAATAATACGAAAGTGGGCGACATCGAGCTCGCTCCGGAGATTTTCGAGGTCGAGATTCGTCCCGAAATCCTGCAGCTCGTTGTCCGGTCTCAGCTCGCGGCCCGTCGCAGTGGCACCCATGCCACCAAGACTCGTACCACCGTTCGTGGTGGTGGCCGCAAGCCCTGGCGCCAGAAGGGCACCGGTCGCGCTCGCGCCGGTTCCATGCGTTCGCCTCTGTGGCGCGGCGGTGCGATCGTTTTCGGTCCCCAGCCCCGTGACTACTCCTTCAAGGTGAACAAGAAGATTCGCCGTCTGGCTCTGAAGATGGCTCTGTCCTCCCGGTTGAGCGAGGACAAACTGCGGGTCGTCAAGGGCAT
Above is a window of Pseudodesulfovibrio tunisiensis DNA encoding:
- the rpsG gene encoding 30S ribosomal protein S7 produces the protein MPRKGPVAKRQILPDPVYGSKLITRFINRLMLDGKKSTAERIFYQALETLAEKTKEEPLKAFEKCLDNVKPALEVKSRRVGGATYQVPMEVRPDRQLALAIRWVIAYARGRGEKGMVARLTGELLDAYNNRGGAVKKREDTHKMAEANKAFAHYRW
- the fusA gene encoding elongation factor G, whose translation is MPRMVPRERQRNIGIMAHIDAGKTTTTERILFYTGVSHKIGEVHDGEATMDWMVQEQERGITITSAATTCFWRDFRVNIIDTPGHVDFTMEVERALRVLDGAVAVFDSVAGVEPQSETVWRQADRYSVPRIAFVNKMDRVGANFFRCVDMMRTRLGAKPVPLQLPIGAEDEFQGMVDLIEGKAYYFDSQDAGTNLRVEEVPADLMDKYEEMRAEMIEAVAEEDETLLEKYLGGEELTADELRAGVRKATNNLTLCPVMCGTAFRNKGIQPLLDAVVDYLPSPLDIEVMKGMNPDNGEEVPCPCDDDMPLAALAFKLATDPFVGHLTFLRIYSGKIESGATVMNGATGKKERIGRLLKMHANKREEIKEAFAGDIVAAVGLKNVSTGDTMAELKNPVVLESLDIPEPVIEVAIEPKTKADRDTLTNALTKLAKEDPSFRVKSDDETGQTLIAGMGELHLEIIVDRLLREFNVNANVGAPRVAYRETITQATKVDVKHAKQSGGRGQYGHVVLEVEPNPEKGYEFDDEIKGGVIPKEYIPSVDKGIQDAMKNGVMAGYPIVDLKVKLVFGSYHEVDSSEQAFYIAGSMAVKEACRQAKAVLLEPIMSVEVVTPEDYLGDVMGDLNGRRGRVGEMEARVGVQAIRAFVPLSEMFGYATDLRSKTQGRATFTMQFDHYEQVPASLAEEIVKKK
- the rpsL gene encoding 30S ribosomal protein S12: MPTINQLIRKRRKAVLKRKKTPALHECPQRRGVCTRVYTTTPKKPNSALRKVARVRLTNGIEVTSYIPGEGHNLQEHSVVLIRGGRVKDLPGVRYHIIRGTLDTAGVDDRRQARSKYGAKRPK
- the rpoC gene encoding DNA-directed RNA polymerase subunit beta'; protein product: MTLDDLFTLRGAPNAAVQGRGLKAIQISIASPEKIREWSYGEVKKPETINYRTFKPERDGLFCAKIFGPVKDYECNCGKYKRMKHRGIVCEKCGVEVIASKVRRERMGHIELAAPVAHIWFLKTLPSKIGTLLDITMADLEKVLYFDSYIVLDPGDTPLKRLQIVSEDQYLQVIDHFGESAVEVGMGAETIRKLLEALDLDTLRVELREESQSTRSQTKKKKLTKRLKIVEAFLESGNKPEWMIMEVVPVIPPELRPLVPLDGGRFATSDLNDLYRRVINRNNRLKRLLELGAPEIIIRNEKRMLQESVDALFDNGRRGRAITGTNGRPLKSLSDMIKGKQGRFRQNLLGKRVDYSGRSVITVGPKLKLHQCGLPKKMALELFKPFIYSELEKRGLATTIKSAKKMVEREELVVWDILENVVQEYPIMLNRAPTLHRLGIQAFEPLLIEGKALQLHPLVCSAYNADFDGDQMAVHVPLSVEAQIECRVLMMSSNNILSPSNGSPIINPSQDMVLGLYYLTTPRSFEAGEGMIFSDPDEVVAAIDAGVAGLHARCKVRMNGDMVETTCGRVIVSQLLPEGVPFELVNCVLNKKNISKLVSGTYRSAGTKATVILCDRIKNLGYEYATRAGVTIAVKDLKLPDSKPKMLETAYAEVENIEQQFEDGIITRTEKYNKVVDVWTKTTNDISNQMMQEISVDVLTDPRTGKTEVNSSFNSIYMMATSGARGNQDQMRQLAGMRGLMAKPSGEIIETPITASFREGLSVLQYFISTHGARKGLADTALKTANSGYLTRRLVDVVQDVTVGDIDCGTVDGLEIGHYIKGGEIKQRLAERVLGRVTMFDVHDEDTGELLVPANTLIDEAGAAKIDKAGINTLTIRSALTCKSPHGICATCYGRDLARGHLVNVGETVGIIAAQSIGEPGTQLTMRTFHIGGTASKEIEQSSIEAQHNGCTVFSRMRTVVNKEGNTMVLGKSCQVGIVDEQGREREKYVLPSGARLLVDENVDIKKGTVLAEWEPFIEPFIVDVSGTVVFHDIIEGQTVQEDRSSKASYTIMEYRTTNYKPAISIVDENGNPVMRPGTSIPATFPMPVGAILMVKEGTVVTAGDVLARKPRESSKTKDIVGGLPRVAELFEVRKPKDLGVVSEIDGIVSYGPDTKGKRKVIVTPEVGETREYLIPKGRHITVQEADFVEAGDLLTEGNPELQQMLKIKGEKFLARYLVEEIQDVYRFQGVNINDKHIEVIVRQMLKKITIVDPGETTFLIGEQVDKLRFMDENRKAIAEGLTPAVAEPLVLGITQASLSTDSFISAASFQETTKVLTEASMRGKIDGLHGLKENVIVGRLVPAGTGFRKYEESDIVVPEQEERADKFLEELEDSPLLVQE
- the rplD gene encoding 50S ribosomal protein L4; translation: MAKIQVVDQNNTKVGDIELAPEIFEVEIRPEILQLVVRSQLAARRSGTHATKTRTTVRGGGRKPWRQKGTGRARAGSMRSPLWRGGAIVFGPQPRDYSFKVNKKIRRLALKMALSSRLSEDKLRVVKGIELSEIKTKAFADVADKLGMGGKTLIVAKDADKNLLLSARNIPGVKVLEADRLNVYDVLLYPELILLEGAANDVQERLK
- the rpsJ gene encoding 30S ribosomal protein S10, which codes for MTATSMASDRIRIKLKAYDYRILDKAVTEIVDTARNTGAAIAGPIPLPTEMHRTTVQKSVHVDKKSREQFEMRIHKRLLDILEPTQQTVDSLGKLSLPAGVDVEIKL
- the rplC gene encoding 50S ribosomal protein L3, with translation MAKTLGLLGKKLGMTRIFQDDGTVCPVTVIEAGPCPVTQIKTVEKEGYNALQVGYDEIAERKVNKPMKGHFAKIGKGCFRHLKEFPLDAVEEFELGQELTVDMFATGDSIKVTGTSKGKGFQGVMKRWNFSGQRASHGAEKVHRVPGSVGNATFPGRVWKGKKMPGQMGNERVTYNNVEIVDVRPEDNVIIVKGQVPGPKNGLVMIRKNS